CAGCTCAATGCCCAGTAGCACCCCCTTATTGGCCTGCTCTCCCCATCAGGTGAGCCCAAGGTGGAGCTAGGCACGTGAGCACACCCCTCTGCACCTCCCACCCCAAGACACGCATAATGCCCTCAGCAGACTCCCCGTCAGCCTGAGCAGCTTGCTCCTGAGAACAGCAGTGTGCAGGCCACTACAGAAAGGGAGACCAGGGGACAAGAGACCTGACGAGACAGGGGAAtcagagaggagcaggagcaCAGGGTGACAGGACATGGAGCCAAGGCTGTGTTGTAGGGCTTTCTTACTGGCTGGCAGACTCTGGACAGCCATCAGCAAGGCTCTGTTTGCTGAGTTCCTGGCCACGGGGCTGTATGTCTTCTTTGGTGTGGGCTCTGTCCTGCCCTGGCCTGTGGCCCTTCCCTCTGTGCTGCAAATCGCCATCACCTTCAACCTGGCCACGGCCACAGCGGTGCAGATCTCCTGGAAGACCAGCGGGGCCCATGCCAACCCTGCTGTAACGCTGGCCTACCTCGTAGGGTCCCATATCTCCTTGCCTCGGGCTATGGCCTATATTGCCGCCCAGCTGGCAGGGGCCACCGTTGGAGCCGCTCTTCTTTATGGGGTAACTCCAGGAGGTGTCCGAGAGACCCTTGGAGTCAACGTGGTAGGTGCAAAGAATGACGCAGGTGATAGGGCacgggagagagagacaggtggtAAGGGTGGGAGTTCAGACAGGAGCAAAGCGGGGCGGAGGGGTCGGATAAGGTAGCCATGCACTAATCAGCTGCTCCGAGCAGGTCTCTGGGTTCTAGAGGAATGGACTTGGGCATTCACCTAGGCAGGGCAGGAATGgaacagggaggagagggagtcAGAAGGACCAGGCATCTAAAGGCCGGCACGGGGTGGGGCTGGgactgagggagagaggggaccCTGCCCACACTGTTTAACTGGCAATGCTCTGCTGTGTCCTCCCTCTGCCATCTCCCAGGTCCCTGCTTCCCTCCCGCAATCGCTTCCACTACTGCCCACAGGCCTCCTCCATCTGTCCTCAACTTTCTTGTTCCTTACTTCCCTGTCCCCCTGAACCACAGGCCTCCCTCAATGGCAGAGTGGGAGAGGCGCCTTCCACAGGCATCAGGCATCCAGATGTAATAGGAGTTGGCCGCTCAGACCTTAGGTTCTGGGGCTGAGAGAAGACTAGACCTAGGGAGTCTCACTGTCCCGCGGGCGGAGCCCACATCCACTCTGGCAcactcctttcctctctgcccaggTCCACAATAGCACGTCAACCGGCCAGGCGGTGGCTGTGGAGTTGATCCTGACGCTGCAGCTGGTGCTCTGTGTCTTTGCATCCATGGACAGTCGGCAGACCTTGGGCTCCCCAGCTGCCATGATTGGGATCTCTGTGGCCCTGGGCCACCTCATTGGGGTAAGGAGCAAAAAAGGAACACCCTGCGTGTGCACATACTGGAGTCCTCCCTGGAGAAACTCCAGGACTCCAAAGGCCAGGAAGTATCTTTCCCTGAGCTCCTCATGTCTTGTGGCCTGAGGTAGTGAGTGCCCTGTAACATAGGGCTAGccgaggtggggggtggggggaaatgTCCTCCCCTAGGCTGCCTCAGACCTCCTCATACTTTGATCCTGAATGTCTTCCCTAGATCTACTTCACCGGCTGTTCCATGAACCCAGCTCGCTCCTTTGGTCCTGCTGTCATTGTCGGGAAGTTCGCGGTCCACTGGGTGAGCCCTCCACTGTTAGGCGTGGGGTATAGAGGATACAGCTAGTAGGCATTACCATTAGGAAATCCACACGGAGAAAAATCAGCCGCTCTCGTCACCAGGGCATTAAGACTATCCAGGAGTACAGATTTTCCTGCATTTAAAAAGCATAGGTGAGCATCCCAGCTCTTTCAGCTCCAATATCCTGCAGTATCCAGGGACTGGCAAGAAGTGGGCCAGGGCAGGAGCTGCAGCCTTGGCCCAGGCTTTATGTTCTGCTTCCTTCTTCACTTTCTCCAGCTGGACCAATTTTCAAACttgaataaagaaaagacaaacagaaatagACCACACAGAAGCAGAGATAGAAACAGCAATAGTCAGGGCTAAAACAGGAGAGGTGAGAGGGAAGAGGAGCGGTGGGAGAGGATTGGAGCCCCAGCTTTAGCTTTGGCTGCACCCTCCAGGGGAGGAAGGAAGCCCTGGGCGCATAGTTCTCAAGTCATCCTGCGTTACTGATGGCTCCCACCTACTTCTGTCTCCTCAGATCTTCTGGGTAGGACCCCTCACAGGGGCTGTCCTGGCTTCGCTGATCTACAACTTCATCCTGTTCCCTGACACCAAGACTGTGGCCCAGCGACTGGCCATCCTCGTGGGCACCACCAAGGTGGAGGAAGTGGTAGATGCGGAGCCCCAGAAGAAAGAATCCCAAACGAACTCAGAGGACACAGAAGTGAGCGTGTGACACTGCCCAGCCCCTGGCCCCTCGGGCTTCCAGGGCGGCATGCAGGTGGGCGGCTTGCCTTGTATGACCTGGCTTAAGGTGTCCCTGGTGTTGGGGGGATCGGGAGACTGGTCACTTATTCTAAGTAGGTACCAATCCTATCCCTGGCAAAACggttgcttctttttcttccctgcctTTCTCCCAGGCTGACCTTATATTCAGTCTTCCCCTTTGGCCTATGAAATAGTTGGGACTTGGGCACACCACCATGACTGGCTTCTGCATtaatagacagaaaaaaatacagaaataaatccaTCCAGTTAATTTAATTCTCCAAGATCTTCCTtgcatttccttcttctttcttttggtgtttATAATTTTACATACAAAGTAATGTGTTTGATTGTGTCCTTTTCATCCATACTTTGCTTTTGTTGACCCTCTTCCCGGACACCCCCTCTTGGACACTTCCTGCTGGTCCCCTCCTCCCGCTAGGTCCTCCACTTCCCCCCTAGTCCCCAGTCCCCCCACACCTGTAACGCCTTCTCCCTCCTGTGATCCTGGTTCTGGTTCCATTAGGACAAGCGCGAAGGGAGGCAGCAGGACCCCATGGCATCCTGGGCCTCTGGATCCCTATCTTGGAGAAAGGGGAATTGGGACCCATATAGTCTTTCTGCTTGGATTCTGATGAGGGAGCTTTAGGAAGCCCCACATTTTTCCACTGAGGAAAGCCTGACCTTCTCACAGGGTTTCTTTGCTCTCAGAGTGGTTTGGGGATCCATTGGAGTGGGATTTCCTGAGGACAGAAACCGCTTTCCTAAAAGGACTTCATTCCTGCTTTCCAAATGCTCGGGAAGGTCCGCACCCCGCACTGTGGAACCAGCTGAGACACAGGAACCTTATCCTAGGTTAGCAAGGAACAGCATTCCCCTGGGGCCCCTCAGTGTAGACACAGGAAAACCTCTACTCCTGTACTAAAGTCTACATCCCGGGCCAGAAGCCTCTCCAGTCTGATTCTCAGCATCATAGGACCCAAAGAAGCTCTTAAATAAGTCCTCTTAAATGAGACCACAGAATGACCCAGAAAATCGAGATTAGAGGTTTAGCGCCTCAGAAAGATCCTGGGAGTTGAATTGATTTTGGTAGATGTTGAAGGCTGCTCTGCATCTTCTCTGCCTCTAATAAGAGCTTGGTCGTGTGGTGGTGGGGATCCTGTCTGAATTTTAGCTTATACACTGTAAAATGGGCACACTCCTCCTGCAGAGAGCGCTGTGGCAACAGCGAGTTAGAAGATGCTTTGGGGAGTTAAATGCTCGTAGAACAACTCCAATAAATGATGATTATTGTTGCAGTTACTGTAATTATTGGGTTTGAATACAATTGCTGTTGGTaatgggaaggaagagggaaggggggatgatggagagggagggagagaaagcagcTTCTGCTCTCCTTCACTGGGTTGCTTCCCAGGTCCCTGCCCGCCTTCTCTCTGAGGTCTTCTGACCTGGGAGCTTTGTGGGGGCGGGGCTAGGAAGGGACCCTGGCATGAAGAGATAAGCCAATTCAAGTCAGTTCTCATCTCTATGGCACCCATCACCATGGTACCCTAAGATGCAGCAGCCAAatccattataaaaaaaaaaaaggaagaaaaaaaagaaaagaaagcgaGATAATTGATAAGCACTTGTCTTCAGCTGAGctgcaggagggaggggctgccGAAACATTGCAAGGGCAATGGGTGGACCTGGAACGACTGCAGCCGTGGCCCGTGACCCAGCACCTGCATCCATGGTCTTCTGCATTCTGCGGTAGCGTTGGTACCTAGAACTATCCACCTCTCCAAGCTGATCCTCCTCAGCCATCTCCCTAATCTCGAAGCCCCAGGGTGTCTTATGCCCTTTTATAAATagggacaggtgtgtgtgtgtgtgtgtgtgtgtgtgtgtgtgtgtgtggttgtgtctGTGTTCATCTGTGTACAAGCATGTGAACAGAGGACATGACTGACTTGCCAAAGGTCACTTGACTTTATTGCAAAGATCCCTAAGGTCTCCAGCTCTCAgcttagaattttttaaaatagagctCTCTGGGGTCTCAGAGGAGCTGCAGCCACTGGAGGGAAAGAGGCAGGGGCTCAGAGAGGGTTGTGGCAGGGAACTCCTGCAGTAGGCTTTTAAGCCTCTTGACAAATTATCTCTGTGCCCCAGAGCCAAGCACACACTGGGTGCTCAATAAAAGTTTGATGAATGAATGACGGAGGCCGGGcggctggggagggagaggaggcagtaATTGATCAAGAAGAGGAAAATTCAAAATGTGGAGCTCCAAATGGGCCAAAATGACAGCAGCTGAGAAGCCTGTGCTTCCACgcaggggctgggaagagggtGAAAGTCAGAGTTAGCGTCTCCACCTACCACTCTGGAGCGGCGGTGGCATCCCAGAATTTAGGTGTGGGAGGCACAGAggtcctggagctcacagatatGCACTGGGGGAACCAGGAGTGTTAAACACACAGGCTTGTTCCTTCAAAGGGAGGGATGCAGAACCTGTTATCTGCccagaaagctgggcatggaagTGGTTAATAACCTGATGACCGTTGCACTGTCTGTGTAGCCTGCGAGACCACACCAGATccgctccccacccccaagaccctTATTGTGAATTTGTCactctatagaacccatctttatggaaagtgtcacatgtactttacaaagaatttcaatgtagtcatgtcttaagctttattgtgcatGCAAGATTGAGCTAATTATCACCAGGAAAAatttcaccaaattgtgctgtgcttaaaataTGCCAAAAATAAACTACTTGGCATCAGACTCccaaagtttgaaccaacactggcTACTTTGTCTGTTTACCCGAACTGCCTTCTCGCCTCCCTCAGATCGTTCCTCTGCTGGCCGTGGTGGTTGAAGAGATTACCGAATTTAGGAACCCAAAAGAGCAAGGGTTCCCTGCTGGAAGCTGGGAACCGTTTTCACTGATAATCCTTTAGCAGCCCTCTGTAGAGAAGGACTAGAGATGGCCTTCCCGAGAAAGGAGGAGTCAGTAATTAGGTTAAAGTCGAAGATCTTGAAGGTCGGAGGGAATAAGTAAGCAAAGGTTAGCCTTTCCTCCAGAGGCTTTTCTAGGACACCAGGCCATCTGTTTAGACGAGGGACGAGGGACGAGTGCCTTGGGCACTCCAGATCTCAGCGGTTCCAGTTGGAGACGCAGGCATCACCGACACAGTCCCTGGGGCTGGTTGGGGACAAGGGGTCTGGGGAGGACAACGACCCACCAGGCAGGCCCTCGTTTGTCAGGGGAAGTTTTTAATTAATGGTGTGTAATCTGATCTGGCCCTTCTTCCCGCTGAGTACCGCTTTCAATCAGGGGAGCCATCTGCAGTGCAATTCATAACTCTCTCCAAAGGGAGGGGGACTCAGGATGGGTGCCTTGGTGATTAATACAATTAGCCTTTTATGTTGATGATTGTCTTAGCAGGGGCAGATGATCTGAGCCCAGAGCCTAGGCAGTTGTTTCCGATTGGCTGGCAGGAAGccccctgcctcccccacccccacccccactcccaccgcCACCCCCACCACAACTGTTGGTCTTTAGCTTGCCACCTCCAGGTATAAAGAGGACAGGCTTCATCTGACACCATACTGTGCAACCAGAAAAGCCCAGAGGGGGCCAGGCTGGGGACACTTTTGGTTCCCAGGTCTAAGGAAAGATGGGGACCAAACCAGAGACCCGCATTCCAAAAGAGCCACTTTGCTTCAGGGATTCTTGTGTGCCGAGGCTGAAAACAAGACAGGGCTAGAAGGTAGTTCAGCTGGCCCAATGCtggcctggcatgcacaaggccctgggtttgacctccTGCACCAGATAAACGCGGCGTGGTGGCAGACATcttatcctagcactcaggaggtggggacaggaaggtTAGaaggtttgagacagggtcttactctgtaaccCGAGGGACCTCAAACTTGAAACGAAGGCACTGCCTTAACCTCCCAAGGGAATGTAAGCTCTCAGGCTCTGGCATGTGGACTCATTTCCTCATCTGGACAACTCAGCAGTAGAGAGGCCGCGAGGATGGCTATCTGAGACCTGTTCTTACCACATCTAACAGTCAGATGCCATTTCACCCACGTGAGCAAGGCTGCTTCCTGTGTGGTTCCCAGCAAAGCCAGGGCTGTGACGAAAGAAGGTCTTGCCTCCTTTCCATACCCTGGGCTTAGCCGAGCCGTGGAGGGGCATGTGCGTGTGTTTCTGGAAGTGAAGTAGACTCCaaaggaaaggtaaaaagtcacaacaagaagagaaataaaatgataatggACTCAGAGCAGAAAAGTGGACATTGGGGTGATCATAGCTGGGAAGGCGGGCTCGGGGGAGCTTTGAGACAGAAGGGTGCTGGGTGGGATTGTGGTTAAATGAAAAGGTGAGGATTTGGAACTTCCTGCAGCAGAAACAACAGGAGTCAGAtgtcgtggtgcatacctgtagtcCCCGtactccagagactgaggcaggaggatattcATGAGCTCCAGGCCTGCCGGAGCTATTCTAACCATGTCTcagctacacacacactctcataaaAGAGAGCAGGACACATTGCTCCTGGGCTTGGTGACCTGGAGGAACGGGAGGTAAAATGGGAAGTACTGAACACACAGGGGAGGAGGGCTGGTTATACCATGGGTGCCAAGTCAGCCCAGCCCCCACATATGCCTGCCCTCCAGCGTGCTTAGAGGGGACATCTAGACTTGGGGGCTCTGAAAGCATAGGAGCATTtcccaccaaagactccagaccTCTGCACCTACAGGCTTTCCTGAGCTGGCTTACAATCCTAGTTCCTTACAGCCTGTGGGAACCTGAGCCAGTCTCCAGGATAGCCTGCAGTTGGCTGTAGATACACCCAACCTCTGGACCCACATCAACTACAGTTAACGTCAGCTTGGGGCCTCAGAAGAAACTCAAGCTCCTCACTCCAGGGGGCTCTGCCCTGCATCCCCCGGGACAACTAAACACAGCCCTTTTGGATGTGGCTGCTTCTTCCTTCACAGACAGCCCCTCACCCCAGCTAATTCCCACTCCTTACAATGGTCTTGGTCTCCTGGGTTTATAACTCTGCTAGGTGGGAAGTCTGGAGAGATCTGAAGAGTAATTCATAAAACCATTTCCACAAAGCCCTTTCTAGTTCATGTTCTCACAGGACCCCCTCCCAGGAGCCAAGGGCAGGACTGTTGGCGTTAGCGAACAACTGAACAACTCAGGTCAGCTGACTCAACACTGGCTAATGGTGAAGGGAAGGACTATCTCTCCATGATGGCTGGAGGAAGACCCCACAGGCGACAGTATAAGCCATAAGAACTCCTAGCcactctagaggctgaggcaggagaatctgagtCTGGAGCTGGAGATCTGCCTGGACAACAGAGACTCTCTGTCTCCAACAGAGAGCAACAAAAGCCCACATACACCCAAAGTGATGGGCAACCCTCAGCAGGTCTAATTCATCCATTGTCCTGCTGTATGACCTGACTGTTTTCAGGAGTTATAAGAAGGGACCTTCTGGGCGTCAAGAAGCCCAGCCTCTTCCTGCTGAAGGGTCAGTTGGTAGTTCATCATCTAGGACACTGCCCCTTGCTTCACTTCCTTTTGGTGGTGACTTTAAGAGTGCTGTCTGGGGGTGTTTTCTGTTTAGGAATGCAATCTTTGTTCACAGTATGTGAATGTTTCTTCTTGGTCTTTTCATTGCACTTACACTGGGCTTTTTCCAACATTTTCAATACAACAAACTGTACAGAATTGGATAGTTAGGAATAAAGGAGCAGTGAtgagaggagaaacagagagagcacCAGTTCCAGATCCGAGGTTTGAAGTACAGCACGGAGCAATATCCTTGCCATCAAATGACTACAAGTTGACCAATGTGCTTGccagtgaccttgaactcctgatgggAGACGGAAAAGGCGTAGGGCTGGGCTGCA
The Microtus pennsylvanicus isolate mMicPen1 chromosome 2, mMicPen1.hap1, whole genome shotgun sequence DNA segment above includes these coding regions:
- the Aqp6 gene encoding aquaporin-6 gives rise to the protein MEPRLCCRAFLLAGRLWTAISKALFAEFLATGLYVFFGVGSVLPWPVALPSVLQIAITFNLATATAVQISWKTSGAHANPAVTLAYLVGSHISLPRAMAYIAAQLAGATVGAALLYGVTPGGVRETLGVNVVHNSTSTGQAVAVELILTLQLVLCVFASMDSRQTLGSPAAMIGISVALGHLIGIYFTGCSMNPARSFGPAVIVGKFAVHWIFWVGPLTGAVLASLIYNFILFPDTKTVAQRLAILVGTTKVEEVVDAEPQKKESQTNSEDTEVSV